From the Rhodococcus sp. NBC_00297 genome, one window contains:
- a CDS encoding nucleotidyltransferase family protein gives MTTVGVVLAAGAGTRYGAPKILAHDGLWLDLAVRALRDGGCDVVLVVVGAAAPEMPPGAQAVVNDEWRTGMGSSVRVGLQACETTDADLAVLHLVDTPDIGAEVVGRVLDHAASTGIARATFDDTPGHPVVLARRWWAEVAEAATGDQGARTFLRGNPDVITVECGDLATGRDHDRPSP, from the coding sequence ATGACGACGGTCGGCGTGGTGCTCGCGGCGGGTGCGGGCACCCGGTACGGCGCCCCCAAGATCCTGGCGCACGACGGGCTCTGGTTGGACCTGGCGGTGCGGGCGCTGCGCGATGGCGGGTGCGACGTGGTCCTGGTCGTCGTGGGTGCCGCGGCGCCGGAGATGCCTCCCGGCGCGCAGGCCGTGGTGAACGACGAGTGGCGCACCGGCATGGGCAGCTCGGTGCGGGTGGGCCTGCAGGCATGTGAGACGACCGACGCCGACCTCGCGGTGCTGCACCTGGTGGACACCCCCGACATCGGCGCCGAGGTGGTGGGGCGGGTTCTCGACCACGCCGCGAGCACTGGAATCGCGCGGGCCACCTTCGATGACACTCCCGGTCACCCCGTGGTGCTCGCGCGCCGGTGGTGGGCGGAGGTCGCGGAGGCGGCGACGGGGGATCAGGGCGCCCGCACCTTCCTCCGCGGCAACCCCGACGTGATCACCGTCGAGTGCGGGGACCTCGCGACGGGTCGCGATCACGACCGCCCGAGCCCCTGA
- a CDS encoding class I SAM-dependent methyltransferase, producing the protein MSSSEGKSWTRDRVHALGSERPVSVLDIGPGVGTYAKLLAGPQLSRLTGVEIWEPYVETYRLHEYYDEIILGDARTVDLPTADVVIIGDVAEHMTEADAVALWARCCAAATRAAYLSIPIVHYPQHEIEGNPHEIHVDEDWNHERVLSSFEGIGAWELGSEVGVYERLLA; encoded by the coding sequence ATGAGTTCGTCCGAAGGTAAGTCCTGGACCCGCGACCGTGTCCACGCCCTGGGGTCCGAGCGACCCGTCTCCGTGCTCGACATCGGACCGGGGGTGGGGACCTACGCGAAACTGCTTGCAGGGCCGCAGCTCTCCCGCCTCACCGGTGTCGAGATCTGGGAGCCGTACGTGGAGACCTACCGCCTCCACGAGTACTACGACGAGATCATCCTCGGTGACGCGCGCACGGTGGACCTGCCGACGGCGGACGTGGTGATCATCGGCGACGTGGCGGAGCACATGACCGAGGCCGACGCGGTGGCGCTGTGGGCCAGGTGCTGTGCGGCCGCGACGCGGGCGGCGTACCTGTCGATCCCGATCGTCCACTACCCGCAGCACGAGATCGAGGGCAATCCGCACGAGATCCACGTCGACGAGGACTGGAATCACGAGCGCGTGCTGTCCTCCTTCGAGGGCATCGGCGCCTGGGAACTCGGGTCCGAGGTCGGCGTCTACGAACGACTGCTCGCCTGA
- a CDS encoding haloacid dehalogenase type II: MTEVRAALFDVFGTVVDWRGGIADEARRWLEEYAPERDDIDPGDFADLWRARYQPSMQPIRTGERPFTKLDVLHRESLVELLAEYVLPTEAVDDLTLAWHRLPPWPDSVAGIAAVRESVIVAPLSNGNVSLLLDMAKRAGIPWDAVLGAEVVQAYKPTPESYLRTAELLDLAPGQCLMVATHNDDLAAARGCGLQTAFVRRPHEHGPQQTESEPTDDWEFVVDDLEELGRLLRSGQASSRS, translated from the coding sequence GTGACAGAGGTCCGGGCCGCTCTCTTCGACGTGTTCGGCACCGTCGTCGACTGGCGCGGGGGTATCGCCGACGAGGCGCGGCGCTGGCTGGAGGAGTACGCCCCCGAACGCGACGACATCGATCCGGGCGACTTCGCGGACCTGTGGCGTGCGAGGTACCAGCCCTCGATGCAACCGATCCGGACCGGTGAGCGCCCCTTCACCAAGCTCGACGTGCTGCACCGCGAGAGTCTCGTGGAACTGCTGGCGGAGTACGTGCTCCCCACCGAGGCGGTCGACGATCTGACTCTGGCGTGGCACCGGTTGCCGCCGTGGCCGGACTCGGTCGCCGGTATCGCAGCCGTCCGCGAGTCCGTCATCGTGGCACCCCTGTCCAACGGCAACGTGTCGTTGCTCCTCGACATGGCCAAGCGTGCCGGCATCCCCTGGGACGCGGTGCTCGGCGCGGAGGTGGTGCAGGCCTACAAGCCGACTCCCGAGTCGTATCTGCGGACGGCGGAGTTGCTCGATCTCGCTCCCGGCCAGTGCCTGATGGTCGCGACACACAACGATGATCTCGCCGCCGCCCGTGGGTGCGGACTACAGACCGCCTTCGTGCGCCGCCCGCACGAGCACGGACCGCAGCAGACCGAGTCCGAACCCACCGACGACTGGGAGTTCGTCGTCGACGACCTCGAGGAACTGGGCAGGCTTCTCCGGTCCGGTCAGGCGAGCAGTCGTTCGTAG
- a CDS encoding acetyl/propionyl/methylcrotonyl-CoA carboxylase subunit alpha, with the protein MPSHATARISKVLVANRGEIAVRVIRAAADAGYTSVAVYAEPDADAPFVRLADEAFALGGQTSAESYLAIDKIIDAAAKSGADAIHPGYGFLSENADFAQAVLDAGLIWIGPSPQSIRDLGDKVTARHIATRAKAPSVPGTSEPVKDADEILAFADEHGLPIAIKAAFGGGGRGMKVARTREEIPELFDSATREAVSAFGRGECFVERYLDKPRHVEAQVIADQHGNVVVAGTRDCSLQRRFQKLVEEAPAPFLTDDQRAEIHASAKAICKEAGYYGAGTVEYLVGQDGLVSFLEVNTRLQVEHPVTEETSGIDLVLQQFRIANGDELSITEDPAPRGHSFEFRINGEDAGRGFLPAPGPVTTFIAPEGPGVRVDSGVESGSVIGGQFDSMLAKLIVTGATREEALARSRRALAEFRVEGLATVIPFHRAVVSDPAFIGDGQSFDVHTRWIETEWDNTVEPFTAGAPIEDDENGPRQNVVVEVGGRRVEVSLPGQFSLGGNAAAGGNVIRRKPKARTRGGAGSAAASGDAVTAPMQGTVVKVAVTEGQEVVAGDLIAVLEAMKMENPVTAHKDGVVTGLAVEPGSAITQGTVLAELK; encoded by the coding sequence GTGCCCAGCCACGCCACTGCCCGCATCAGCAAGGTTCTCGTCGCGAACCGCGGTGAGATAGCGGTACGTGTGATCCGCGCAGCGGCCGACGCCGGCTACACCTCCGTCGCGGTTTACGCCGAACCCGACGCCGACGCGCCCTTCGTCCGCCTCGCCGACGAAGCCTTCGCCCTCGGCGGTCAGACCTCCGCCGAGTCCTACCTCGCGATCGACAAGATCATCGACGCCGCCGCCAAGTCCGGCGCCGACGCGATCCACCCCGGCTACGGCTTCCTCTCCGAGAACGCCGACTTCGCCCAGGCCGTCCTCGACGCCGGCCTGATCTGGATCGGACCGTCCCCGCAGTCCATCCGCGACCTCGGCGACAAGGTCACCGCCCGCCACATCGCCACCCGCGCCAAGGCCCCCTCCGTGCCCGGTACGTCCGAGCCCGTCAAGGACGCCGACGAGATCCTCGCCTTCGCCGACGAGCACGGCCTCCCCATCGCCATCAAGGCCGCCTTCGGCGGCGGCGGACGCGGCATGAAGGTCGCCCGCACCCGCGAGGAGATTCCGGAGCTCTTCGACTCCGCCACCCGCGAAGCGGTCTCCGCCTTCGGCCGCGGTGAGTGCTTCGTCGAGCGCTACCTCGACAAGCCCCGCCACGTCGAAGCGCAGGTCATCGCCGACCAGCACGGCAACGTCGTCGTCGCCGGCACCCGCGACTGCTCCCTGCAGCGCCGCTTCCAGAAGCTCGTCGAGGAAGCTCCCGCACCGTTCCTCACCGACGACCAGCGCGCCGAGATCCACGCCTCCGCCAAGGCCATCTGCAAGGAAGCCGGCTACTACGGCGCCGGCACCGTCGAATACCTCGTCGGCCAGGACGGACTCGTCTCCTTCCTCGAGGTCAACACCCGCCTGCAGGTCGAACACCCCGTCACCGAGGAGACCTCCGGCATCGACCTGGTGCTGCAGCAGTTCCGCATCGCCAACGGCGACGAACTCTCCATCACCGAGGACCCGGCACCGCGCGGACACTCCTTCGAGTTCCGCATCAACGGTGAGGACGCCGGCCGCGGCTTCCTCCCCGCTCCCGGACCGGTCACCACCTTCATCGCCCCCGAGGGCCCCGGCGTGCGCGTCGACTCCGGTGTCGAGTCCGGCTCCGTCATCGGCGGCCAGTTCGACTCCATGCTCGCCAAGCTCATCGTCACCGGCGCCACCCGCGAGGAAGCCCTCGCCCGCTCCCGCCGCGCCCTCGCCGAGTTCCGCGTCGAGGGCCTCGCCACCGTCATCCCGTTCCACCGCGCCGTCGTCTCCGACCCCGCCTTCATCGGCGACGGTCAGTCCTTCGACGTTCACACCCGGTGGATCGAGACCGAGTGGGACAACACCGTCGAACCGTTCACCGCCGGCGCCCCCATCGAGGACGACGAGAACGGACCCCGACAGAACGTCGTCGTCGAGGTCGGCGGCCGCCGTGTCGAGGTGTCCCTGCCCGGCCAGTTCTCGCTCGGCGGCAACGCTGCTGCCGGTGGCAACGTCATCCGTCGCAAGCCCAAGGCGCGCACCCGTGGCGGCGCCGGCAGCGCGGCCGCGTCCGGTGACGCCGTCACCGCACCCATGCAGGGCACCGTCGTCAAGGTCGCCGTCACCGAGGGCCAGGAAGTCGTCGCCGGCGACCTCATCGCCGTCCTCGAGGCCATGAAGATGGAGAACCCCGTCACCGCCCACAAGGACGGCGTCGTCACCGGACTCGCCGTGGAGCCCGGCTCCGCGATCACCCAGGGAACTGTTCTCGCAGAACTGAAGTGA
- a CDS encoding condensation domain-containing protein, producing MEFTELVDYPIPAGTLTEWIPSVGPHASTPEDAGWLPDDRPTSYVHEAHLRRTLARPSAGRESWLGTAFDIAGPLDTAAFRRAVLAWIDRHEGMRSNATVDPDTGLLSRVTAPVGATDIWVIQQDTCTQAGEVYQHLQHLFDEYTSPLVWPSYAFVTLEPTGHSGGDAAPDHFTVFFAADHSIIDGLSIVLIAHELTRLYEQETTGAPAGLFPTGSYLDFGELERTLCSGVDRTHDAAVEWANFLAEDGGRFPSFPLDIGPVPEVPLPQAGLSAWVLSPEEADAFTVACRRAGPGFSAGLMASMGAAAAAVSGAGRFRTVTPMHTRHDPSWAASLGWFVGVAPLAFDVADGESFGDVVVRAGAEIARTRPISRVPLDLVAEAIDLHETPRFVVSFMDVRFAPDARTWPDVNARALRSRKYDHDVYLWVHRTPQGVNISARFPSSEVATAAVHRFVAELRTVLSDVVTTGTHLVRARSELTPTLRN from the coding sequence GTGGAGTTCACCGAACTGGTCGACTACCCGATTCCGGCAGGCACCCTCACCGAATGGATCCCAAGCGTCGGTCCGCACGCATCGACGCCGGAGGACGCGGGGTGGCTGCCCGACGATCGGCCCACCTCCTACGTGCACGAGGCGCACCTGCGTCGCACCCTGGCCAGGCCGTCTGCCGGTCGCGAGTCGTGGCTCGGCACCGCGTTCGACATCGCGGGCCCGCTCGACACCGCCGCGTTCCGGCGCGCGGTGCTGGCGTGGATCGACCGGCACGAGGGCATGCGGTCCAACGCCACCGTCGACCCCGACACGGGCCTGCTCTCACGCGTGACGGCCCCGGTCGGTGCCACCGACATCTGGGTCATCCAGCAGGACACGTGCACGCAGGCCGGCGAGGTATACCAGCATCTTCAGCACCTGTTCGACGAGTACACGTCGCCGCTGGTGTGGCCGTCGTACGCGTTCGTCACTCTCGAACCCACCGGACACTCCGGCGGCGACGCGGCACCGGACCACTTCACCGTGTTCTTCGCCGCCGATCACTCGATCATCGACGGGCTGTCCATCGTGCTCATCGCGCACGAACTCACCCGCCTCTACGAGCAGGAGACCACCGGCGCCCCGGCAGGGCTCTTCCCCACCGGCAGTTACCTCGATTTCGGCGAACTCGAGCGCACCCTCTGCAGCGGGGTCGACCGGACGCACGACGCCGCCGTGGAGTGGGCGAACTTCCTCGCCGAGGACGGGGGACGATTCCCGTCCTTCCCGCTCGACATCGGACCCGTCCCGGAGGTGCCGCTCCCGCAGGCCGGACTGTCCGCGTGGGTCCTCTCGCCCGAGGAGGCGGACGCGTTCACCGTGGCGTGCCGCCGCGCCGGTCCGGGCTTCTCCGCCGGCCTCATGGCCTCGATGGGCGCTGCGGCGGCTGCCGTGTCCGGTGCGGGGCGTTTCCGCACGGTCACCCCGATGCACACCCGTCACGACCCGTCGTGGGCCGCGTCCCTCGGCTGGTTCGTCGGCGTGGCTCCCCTCGCGTTCGACGTCGCGGACGGCGAGTCGTTCGGGGACGTCGTCGTGCGCGCCGGAGCCGAGATCGCACGCACCCGTCCGATCTCGCGCGTCCCCCTCGATCTCGTCGCCGAGGCGATCGACCTGCACGAGACCCCGCGTTTCGTCGTCTCCTTCATGGACGTGCGCTTCGCACCCGACGCGCGGACGTGGCCCGACGTCAACGCGCGCGCACTGCGGAGCAGGAAGTACGACCACGACGTCTACCTGTGGGTGCATCGCACTCCGCAGGGCGTCAACATCTCGGCCCGGTTCCCCAGCAGCGAGGTCGCCACCGCTGCCGTCCACCGGTTCGTGGCAGAACTGCGGACCGTGCTCAGCGACGTCGTGACCACCGGGACACACCTCGTGCGGGCCCGGAGTGAGCTCACCCCTACACTCCGAAACTAG
- a CDS encoding SufE family protein → MSGTLPAPLAEIVDDFAAVEGQDKITMLLEFSKELPALPAGLEQAAMEPVPECQSPLFLSVDSSDRSAVRLYFSAPPEAPTTRGFASILAQGLDGLPADDILDVPDDFYTELGLAAAVSPLRLRGMSAMLSRVKQHLRS, encoded by the coding sequence GTGAGCGGAACACTGCCCGCGCCGCTGGCCGAGATCGTCGACGACTTCGCGGCAGTCGAGGGTCAGGACAAGATCACGATGCTGCTCGAGTTCAGCAAGGAGCTGCCGGCCTTGCCCGCAGGTCTCGAGCAGGCCGCGATGGAGCCCGTCCCGGAGTGCCAGTCACCGCTGTTCCTGTCGGTGGACTCGTCCGACCGGTCTGCGGTGCGCCTGTACTTCAGCGCCCCGCCGGAGGCACCGACCACGCGCGGCTTCGCGTCGATCCTGGCGCAGGGGCTCGACGGTCTTCCCGCCGACGACATCCTCGACGTCCCGGACGACTTCTACACCGAGCTGGGACTCGCGGCGGCCGTGAGTCCGCTACGGCTGCGCGGGATGTCGGCGATGCTCAGCCGCGTCAAACAGCACCTGCGGTCCTGA
- a CDS encoding sulfurtransferase, producing MSVAPDPHPAFASFAHPERLVTTQWLSANIGTPGLKVVESDEDVLLYDVGHIPGAVKIDWHLDLNDPVTRDYVDGEKFADLMNRKGISRDDTVVIYGDKSNWWAAYALWVFTLFGHEDVRLLDGGRDAWLAENRDTTLDVPDISGADYPVVERDDAAIRAFKDDVLAHLGSGPLVDVRSPAEYTGERTHMPDYPDEGALRGGHIPTALSIPWAKAAAPDGRFKSRTELDEVYGDVSSDADVIAYCRIGERSSHTWFVLTHLLGYENVRNYDGSWTEWGNAVRTPIARGEEPGALQ from the coding sequence GTGTCCGTCGCGCCAGATCCCCACCCCGCCTTCGCGTCGTTCGCGCACCCCGAACGACTCGTCACGACGCAGTGGCTCTCCGCCAACATCGGCACACCCGGACTCAAGGTCGTCGAGTCCGACGAGGACGTGCTCCTCTACGACGTCGGCCACATCCCCGGCGCGGTCAAGATCGACTGGCATCTCGACCTGAACGACCCCGTCACGCGCGACTACGTCGACGGCGAGAAGTTCGCCGACCTGATGAACCGCAAGGGCATCTCGCGCGACGACACCGTCGTCATCTACGGCGACAAGAGCAACTGGTGGGCCGCGTACGCGCTGTGGGTCTTCACCCTGTTCGGCCACGAGGACGTGCGCCTGCTGGACGGTGGACGCGACGCCTGGCTCGCCGAGAATCGCGACACCACACTCGACGTCCCCGACATCTCCGGGGCGGACTACCCCGTCGTCGAGCGCGACGACGCCGCCATCCGTGCGTTCAAGGACGACGTCCTCGCACACCTCGGATCCGGCCCGCTGGTCGATGTGCGGTCCCCCGCCGAGTACACCGGCGAGCGCACCCACATGCCCGACTACCCCGACGAGGGTGCGCTGCGCGGTGGACACATCCCGACAGCGCTGAGCATCCCGTGGGCGAAGGCCGCGGCACCCGACGGCCGGTTCAAGTCCCGCACCGAGCTCGACGAGGTCTACGGGGACGTGTCCTCCGACGCCGACGTCATCGCGTACTGCCGCATCGGCGAGCGGTCGTCGCACACGTGGTTCGTGCTGACGCATCTGCTCGGCTACGAGAACGTCCGGAACTACGACGGTTCCTGGACCGAGTGGGGCAACGCCGTGCGCACACCGATCGCGCGCGGCGAGGAGCCCGGAGCCCTGCAGTGA
- a CDS encoding Maf family protein → MTVRFVLASRSPARLSVLRAAGVDPIVRVSDVDEDAVAAALPSDSPHEVVVTELAAAKAAVIAEALAHDPELSTGTVVVVGCDSMLSIGGDLVGKPRDVAVARERWAAMAGASGDLLTGHCVLRLDDGRVTARGAAHCGTTVHFSSPTERDLEAYLRSGEPLAVAGAFTLDGLGGWFVDGIEGDPSSVIGIGLPLVRRLLAEVGVGIADLWESAAAHRDGIDDTSV, encoded by the coding sequence GTGACGGTCCGGTTCGTACTCGCGTCGCGCTCGCCCGCCCGCCTGTCCGTGTTGCGGGCAGCCGGGGTGGATCCGATCGTCCGAGTCTCGGACGTCGACGAGGACGCGGTCGCCGCAGCACTGCCCTCCGACTCCCCCCACGAGGTGGTGGTCACCGAGCTGGCCGCGGCCAAGGCGGCCGTGATCGCAGAGGCTCTCGCCCACGATCCGGAGCTGTCGACCGGCACCGTCGTCGTCGTGGGCTGCGACTCCATGCTGTCGATCGGCGGCGACCTCGTGGGCAAACCACGAGACGTCGCCGTCGCTCGCGAACGCTGGGCGGCGATGGCCGGTGCGAGCGGTGACCTGCTCACCGGTCACTGCGTCCTACGGCTCGACGACGGCCGGGTGACCGCACGCGGCGCGGCCCACTGCGGGACCACGGTGCACTTCTCCTCGCCGACCGAGCGGGACCTCGAGGCATACCTTCGCTCGGGCGAGCCACTCGCCGTCGCGGGCGCGTTCACCCTCGACGGTCTCGGTGGCTGGTTCGTCGACGGCATCGAGGGTGACCCGTCGTCCGTCATCGGTATCGGGCTGCCGCTGGTACGCCGGTTGCTCGCCGAGGTGGGTGTCGGCATCGCCGATCTGTGGGAGAGCGCCGCGGCGCATCGTGACGGGATCGACGACACCAGCGTCTGA
- a CDS encoding acyl-CoA carboxylase subunit epsilon, with the protein MTSADDRTESGTDETAPSAPFLRVESGNPTDEEIAALVAVLSAATADAGPTEIPVLDHWGRPSTMHRAGTAFSPYSFTTGVTGPR; encoded by the coding sequence GTGACATCAGCCGACGACCGGACCGAGTCCGGTACGGACGAGACCGCTCCCTCGGCGCCCTTCCTGCGCGTCGAGTCGGGCAACCCGACCGACGAGGAGATCGCCGCCCTCGTGGCCGTCCTGTCCGCCGCCACGGCCGACGCCGGGCCGACCGAGATCCCCGTGCTCGATCACTGGGGTCGCCCGTCCACCATGCACCGCGCGGGCACGGCCTTCTCGCCCTACTCGTTCACCACCGGGGTCACCGGACCGCGGTGA
- a CDS encoding condensation domain-containing protein has product MHVIGVDAWAPRPGVILQWLVRSDAEPVPSTVPPSFNQSAHLADVDDGSTWLAASFDVPGPLDTDALERSLERLVARHGSLRTGFVRSDSGPSRVNHPQGALTLRRRPDIAVPSVPEAHRVVRGALDAACAPFSAPAYTFLAIDRPDVSTVVCGFDHAHVDAYSLAVVIDDVRRGYLGQPETAPDPGDFVDYCAAESAGTPIDLEDDRLRTWVEFLHAGAGAPPQFPLDLGVPHGRTDRCAVRVDTLLTAREADAAETGCRADGASLYAGVLAAMAHAVRDLGGGATVPLLFPLHTRRSAAWRSSVGWFVTNAPLEVVTESDLRATIRSAGPAVRRAVALGEVPIARVVEAAGGLRRPRKDVFMVSYVDYRSAPGHDLLRSIDAHHISNVTVSDDAQFWISRTADGLALRSRFPDNPTARTTIEVFVAAVTDHLALVAQPCEAALRFAVDTRTAADAPVTVP; this is encoded by the coding sequence GTGCACGTGATCGGAGTGGACGCCTGGGCCCCGCGCCCCGGCGTCATCCTGCAGTGGCTCGTGCGTTCCGACGCCGAACCCGTCCCGTCGACGGTCCCGCCGTCGTTCAACCAGAGTGCGCACCTCGCCGACGTCGACGACGGCAGCACGTGGCTCGCAGCATCGTTCGACGTCCCGGGGCCGCTGGACACCGATGCCCTGGAGCGTTCTCTCGAGCGGTTGGTCGCACGCCACGGTTCGCTCCGGACCGGGTTCGTGCGGTCCGACTCCGGTCCGTCACGCGTGAACCATCCGCAGGGTGCGCTCACCCTCCGACGACGACCGGACATCGCGGTCCCGTCCGTCCCGGAGGCACACCGCGTCGTGCGCGGTGCGCTCGACGCCGCGTGCGCTCCCTTCTCCGCACCGGCCTACACCTTCCTCGCCATCGATCGTCCGGACGTCTCCACGGTGGTGTGCGGGTTCGATCACGCGCACGTCGACGCGTATTCGCTGGCGGTCGTCATCGACGACGTCCGTCGGGGCTATCTCGGCCAGCCGGAGACCGCGCCGGATCCGGGTGACTTCGTCGACTACTGCGCAGCCGAGTCCGCGGGCACGCCGATCGACCTCGAGGACGACCGGCTCCGCACGTGGGTCGAGTTCCTGCACGCGGGCGCCGGCGCTCCGCCGCAGTTCCCTCTCGATCTCGGAGTCCCGCACGGGCGCACGGACCGCTGTGCGGTCCGCGTCGACACCCTGCTCACCGCACGGGAGGCCGACGCGGCCGAGACCGGGTGCCGGGCCGACGGGGCCAGCCTCTACGCCGGTGTGCTCGCGGCCATGGCGCACGCGGTACGCGACCTCGGTGGTGGCGCCACGGTTCCCCTGCTGTTCCCGCTGCACACCCGTCGATCCGCGGCGTGGCGGTCGTCCGTCGGCTGGTTCGTCACCAACGCGCCGCTCGAGGTGGTCACCGAGAGCGACCTGAGGGCCACGATCCGCTCGGCCGGTCCGGCGGTGCGACGCGCGGTCGCGCTGGGCGAGGTGCCCATCGCCCGCGTGGTCGAGGCCGCGGGCGGACTCCGGCGCCCGCGCAAGGACGTCTTCATGGTGTCCTACGTCGACTACCGGTCGGCCCCCGGACACGACCTGCTGCGCAGCATCGACGCCCACCACATCTCCAACGTCACCGTCTCCGACGACGCGCAGTTCTGGATCTCCCGCACCGCGGACGGTCTCGCACTGCGGAGCCGGTTCCCCGACAACCCGACCGCCCGCACCACGATCGAGGTCTTCGTGGCCGCCGTCACGGACCATCTCGCACTCGTCGCCCAGCCGTGCGAGGCCGCCCTACGGTTCGCGGTGGACACCCGGACCGCGGCCGACGCGCCGGTCACCGTCCCCTAG
- a CDS encoding condensation domain-containing protein, producing MIITAMRNWKPAPGQLLEWHPVDDARPLVESAPVDPTPPSFLQENHVRGVRAVADRGGTHTAYLGSATEVAGDLDVAALTLAFEQFLLRHEGLQTWFETDGGAVVRRRVPPAAARLRAVSAGECSAPDQFLDYVRDRLSRDATPLSWPAVAFGAVARPGGFTLYYGADHAFSDGASQVLVLAELIDLYRAAQSNRAPTDISAWTGSFLEHVAIENERAEAVDADSPELAEWIDVVRAHGGAMPSFPLDLGLAPGETAPVEPIEMDLLGADDTAAFDAACREAGGKFVTGLFAAVAITDHELAGRDDYAGITVLGTRHLGDFALSQGWFCNFAPVTFPVAGVGDFRTLVGRASEAYARTKATAAAPIGKVLQLLFESGVGGAGLASSPHLLSYIDFRWFPGHGSEADDDAILFTGEGRTANASMWFNRDDRHFYLGSQTPATPEAQRQVARYHQHLREVLQTVARDGNRVVGGGACT from the coding sequence ATGATCATCACGGCGATGCGCAACTGGAAACCCGCACCCGGCCAACTGCTCGAGTGGCATCCGGTCGACGACGCACGGCCGCTCGTCGAGTCCGCACCGGTCGATCCCACCCCGCCGTCGTTTCTGCAGGAGAACCATGTTCGCGGTGTGCGCGCGGTGGCGGACCGGGGAGGCACGCACACCGCGTACCTCGGCTCCGCGACCGAGGTCGCCGGAGATCTCGACGTCGCCGCGTTGACCCTCGCCTTCGAGCAGTTCCTCCTGCGCCACGAGGGACTGCAGACGTGGTTCGAGACGGACGGCGGCGCGGTCGTGCGGCGCCGCGTTCCCCCGGCGGCCGCGCGCCTGCGGGCCGTCTCCGCGGGCGAGTGCTCGGCGCCCGACCAGTTCCTCGACTACGTGCGCGATCGGCTCTCGCGGGACGCCACACCCCTGAGTTGGCCCGCCGTGGCGTTCGGGGCGGTGGCGCGACCGGGGGGATTCACGCTCTATTACGGTGCGGACCACGCGTTCTCCGACGGCGCCTCTCAGGTCCTGGTCCTGGCGGAGCTGATCGATCTCTATCGCGCGGCGCAGTCGAACCGTGCACCCACCGACATCTCGGCGTGGACCGGAAGCTTCCTCGAGCACGTCGCGATCGAGAACGAGAGGGCCGAGGCCGTCGACGCCGACTCCCCCGAGCTGGCCGAGTGGATCGACGTCGTGCGAGCCCACGGCGGCGCGATGCCGTCCTTCCCGCTCGACCTCGGACTCGCACCGGGTGAGACCGCTCCCGTCGAACCGATCGAGATGGACCTGCTGGGCGCGGACGACACCGCGGCCTTCGACGCCGCGTGCCGGGAGGCGGGTGGGAAGTTCGTCACGGGCCTGTTCGCCGCGGTCGCGATCACCGATCACGAGCTCGCGGGCCGCGACGACTACGCCGGCATCACCGTGCTCGGTACCCGCCACCTCGGGGACTTCGCCCTGTCCCAGGGCTGGTTCTGCAACTTCGCGCCCGTGACGTTCCCCGTGGCGGGCGTCGGCGACTTCCGCACCCTCGTCGGTCGAGCGAGCGAGGCCTACGCCCGCACGAAGGCCACCGCGGCAGCGCCGATCGGGAAGGTGCTGCAGCTGCTCTTCGAGTCCGGTGTCGGCGGCGCCGGACTGGCATCGAGCCCGCACCTGTTGTCCTACATTGATTTCCGCTGGTTCCCCGGCCACGGCTCCGAGGCCGACGACGACGCGATCCTGTTCACCGGCGAGGGCCGCACCGCGAACGCGTCCATGTGGTTCAACCGGGACGATCGCCACTTCTATCTCGGGTCGCAGACTCCCGCGACGCCCGAGGCTCAGCGGCAGGTGGCGCGATACCACCAGCACCTGCGGGAGGTCCTGCAGACGGTCGCGCGGGACGGGAACCGCGTCGTCGGTGGTGGCGCGTGCACGTGA